The genomic stretch TAAAAATAAAAAAGGAAAAAATTATGTATAGCAAAGAAGAACTTTTAATCTTTTCATTTATAAACTCAAACTATGATATAAGCATACAAAACTTAACTTACAAAATTTTTAATTTTTCAAATAAAGAAAATATAAATTTTTTTAAATTGAATAGAATAGAGAAAATTGAATTTTTAAAATCTTTTTTTAGTGAAGACAATATAGAAAAAATTTTATCTATTTTTGATAAACTTAGTCTATATAAAATTGAAGCAGAAAAAATAGTAAAAAATTGTGAAGAAAAAAGTATTAAAATATTTTATTATTCTTATGAAAATTATCCTAAAAATCTAATGGATATAAAAGAAAGTCCTTATGTAATTTTTGTAAAAGGAAATTTACCTTCAAATGTAGAATTAGAAAAATCTTTTGCAGTAGTTGGAACTAGAAAACCAAGTAAAGAAGGAATAGATTTTGCTAGAGATATTGGCCAGTATCTATCTAGAAACAATATCTATAATATAAGTGGTTTAGCCTTA from Fusobacterium hwasookii encodes the following:
- a CDS encoding DNA-processing protein DprA; amino-acid sequence: MYSKEELLIFSFINSNYDISIQNLTYKIFNFSNKENINFFKLNRIEKIEFLKSFFSEDNIEKILSIFDKLSLYKIEAEKIVKNCEEKSIKIFYYSYENYPKNLMDIKESPYVIFVKGNLPSNVELEKSFAVVGTRKPSKEGIDFARDIGQYLSRNNIYNISGLALGIDTEGHNMSLQKTGTILGQGLDLEIYPRENVKLAEMILENNGFLLSELIPQTEISLFSLIKRDRLQSALTSGIIIVETGIKGGTVNTFKYAREQKKKIFISDINKEFIEKYKKDLIVIKNSLDFEKKLKNNLIQKNLF